From a single Candidatus Cloacimonadota bacterium genomic region:
- a CDS encoding C10 family peptidase produces the protein MTYFNRLKSCILCAAMLLFCLGLGASFISPDQALTVAQNWMQHHQPGSAYQLLEMKSFQGGTLKSQSLRTDFSPEEEPELYLIHFNNGAFTLVSSDSNMPPVLAYSSSPCDDLNDMPPAFLMWLDYYAQNTRYIRDNLVENEANSGLWREYGENDFGNLPRTRDVNPLIQTNWNQDWPYNELCPADAAGPGGRVYAGCVATAMAQVMKYWNKPITGEGNSSYYAYGYGYQSVNYGNTTYLWDEMPNAISSSNIPIATLIYHTAVGVEMGFAPDGSGSNGMKAQNAFQEYFRYPNAAYEQKQYYSTSNWLSMLREQLDNGSPLYYSGSNNSSGHAWNCDGYQGTDYIHFNFGWGGSYNGYFYLDDISPGSYDFNLYQATIINTIPENYSITDPRIQLKANIPMAGDPLTLRLATYPVLASWGVNSVSLSLFYDSNSMQYLEYDLSDTMTEGGNMQVINDEETGYLHITWSGSTALSGAGDLFKFRFRALNPGNYYFGQVDMAYNGQYLQNVDPLLIDIVAPVATLAETSISVNNVVHLGYNQLGTMLMESSYLPPSWDVTHIEYQINFDGTKVELADVISEDTLLEGIDNVTINTLEPGVLHISCDSEQSIGGDILPLMKLSFRGIGNTSQIEMVPVTFSNFYMNETQITNIRNGFVILSPITANEDDVSPLNIVLKSYPNPFNPTTTIYLNNPEAQNVDAAIYNMKGQKVYDLHTGYLGAGEHSFVWNGINARGSSVGTGVYLLRVSSKHNTLSKKISLMK, from the coding sequence ATGACGTATTTCAACCGACTGAAGAGTTGCATATTGTGCGCGGCAATGCTGCTGTTTTGCTTGGGGCTTGGCGCATCATTCATCAGCCCTGACCAAGCGCTTACGGTTGCGCAAAACTGGATGCAACACCATCAACCTGGTTCAGCTTATCAGTTGTTGGAGATGAAAAGTTTCCAGGGTGGCACTCTGAAGTCCCAAAGTTTGCGGACAGATTTTAGTCCTGAAGAAGAACCGGAATTGTATCTGATCCATTTCAATAATGGAGCTTTCACGCTTGTCTCTTCTGACAGCAATATGCCTCCCGTTCTGGCGTATTCTTCAAGCCCCTGCGACGATCTGAACGACATGCCTCCCGCTTTCCTGATGTGGTTGGATTACTATGCTCAAAACACCAGATATATAAGGGATAATTTAGTAGAAAATGAAGCTAATTCCGGTCTTTGGCGAGAATATGGTGAAAACGATTTTGGCAACTTACCCCGCACCAGGGATGTAAATCCCCTGATTCAGACAAATTGGAATCAGGATTGGCCTTACAATGAATTGTGCCCTGCAGACGCCGCAGGTCCCGGGGGTAGGGTTTACGCCGGTTGCGTTGCGACAGCTATGGCTCAGGTGATGAAATACTGGAACAAACCTATCACAGGAGAGGGTAATTCCAGCTATTATGCCTACGGCTACGGATATCAAAGTGTAAACTATGGCAACACCACTTACCTTTGGGATGAGATGCCCAATGCGATCAGCAGCTCAAACATCCCAATAGCCACCTTGATCTACCACACTGCAGTGGGAGTGGAAATGGGCTTTGCTCCGGATGGATCAGGCTCAAATGGAATGAAAGCACAAAACGCGTTTCAGGAATATTTCCGTTATCCAAATGCAGCTTATGAACAGAAACAGTACTACAGCACAAGCAATTGGCTCAGCATGTTGCGGGAGCAGTTGGACAACGGCTCGCCTTTGTATTACAGCGGATCCAATAACTCATCCGGTCATGCCTGGAATTGCGACGGCTATCAAGGCACGGATTACATCCATTTCAACTTCGGTTGGGGCGGATCTTACAATGGATACTTCTATCTGGACGACATCAGTCCCGGCAGCTACGATTTTAACCTGTATCAAGCCACAATCATCAATACCATCCCGGAAAACTATAGCATTACGGATCCCAGGATTCAACTGAAAGCAAATATCCCCATGGCGGGAGATCCTTTGACCTTGAGACTAGCCACCTATCCGGTGCTGGCAAGTTGGGGTGTAAACAGTGTATCGCTAAGCCTGTTTTACGATTCTAACTCCATGCAGTATCTCGAATATGATCTCAGTGATACTATGACTGAAGGCGGAAACATGCAAGTAATAAATGACGAAGAAACCGGTTACCTGCACATCACGTGGTCGGGAAGCACGGCACTCTCCGGAGCTGGAGATCTCTTCAAATTCCGCTTCAGAGCTTTGAATCCGGGTAATTACTATTTTGGGCAGGTAGATATGGCATACAATGGGCAGTATCTGCAAAATGTGGATCCGCTCCTGATTGACATTGTAGCCCCCGTCGCTACTTTGGCAGAGACTTCTATATCTGTGAACAATGTAGTACATCTGGGCTACAATCAGCTGGGAACAATGCTTATGGAAAGCAGCTACCTACCACCTTCCTGGGATGTAACTCACATTGAATACCAGATCAATTTCGACGGCACAAAAGTCGAACTGGCTGATGTCATCAGTGAAGATACCTTGCTGGAAGGGATCGATAACGTGACCATAAACACTCTGGAACCAGGTGTATTACACATTAGCTGCGATTCAGAACAGTCAATCGGAGGTGACATTCTACCTCTGATGAAACTGAGCTTCAGGGGCATCGGAAATACTAGCCAAATAGAGATGGTACCCGTTACCTTCAGCAATTTCTACATGAACGAAACACAGATCACAAACATCAGAAATGGTTTCGTCATTCTTTCTCCGATTACGGCAAACGAAGACGACGTCAGCCCACTCAATATTGTGCTGAAGAGTTACCCAAATCCCTTTAACCCAACTACAACCATCTATTTGAATAATCCGGAAGCACAAAACGTGGATGCCGCCATCTACAATATGAAAGGACAAAAAGTATATGATCTGCATACTGGATATCTTGGCGCCGGTGAACACAGCTTCGTGTGGAATGGCATAAATGCGCGGGGCAGCAGCGTGGGAACTGGAGTTTATCTGCTGAGAGTAAGCAGTAAACACAATACACTTAGTAAAAAAATTAGCTTGATGAAATAG